One genomic region from Streptomyces sp. NBC_00457 encodes:
- the pdhA gene encoding pyruvate dehydrogenase (acetyl-transferring) E1 component subunit alpha has protein sequence MTVESTAARKPRRSAGTKKSPSTKPEQVQLLTPEGKRVKNAQYDPYVADVTPEELRGLYRDMVLTRRFDAEATSLQRQGELGLWASLLGQEAAQIGSGRATREDDYVFPTYREHGVAWCRGVDPANLLGMFRGVNNGGWDPNSNNFQLYTIVIGSQTLHATGYAMGVAKDGADSAVIAYFGDGASSQGDVAESFTFSAVYNAPVVFFCQNNQWAISEPTEKQTRVPLYQRAQGYGFPGVRVDGNDVLACLAVTKWALERARSGEGPTLIEAYTYRMGAHTTSDDPTRYRGDDERLSWEAKDPIARLRAYLEASNHADEGFFAELEAESEALGRRVREAVRAMPDPDHFAIFENVYADGHALVDEERAQFAAYQASFTDGEGA, from the coding sequence GTGACCGTGGAGAGCACTGCCGCGCGCAAGCCGCGACGCAGCGCCGGGACCAAGAAGTCCCCGAGCACCAAGCCCGAGCAGGTTCAACTGCTGACACCCGAGGGCAAGCGCGTCAAGAACGCCCAGTACGACCCGTACGTCGCCGATGTCACCCCCGAAGAGCTGCGCGGCCTGTACCGCGACATGGTGCTCACCCGCCGCTTCGACGCCGAGGCCACTTCCCTGCAGCGCCAGGGCGAGCTGGGCCTGTGGGCCTCGCTGCTCGGCCAGGAGGCCGCCCAGATCGGCTCCGGCCGGGCCACCCGCGAGGACGACTACGTCTTCCCGACCTACCGCGAGCACGGCGTCGCCTGGTGCCGCGGCGTCGACCCGGCCAACCTGCTCGGCATGTTCCGCGGCGTGAACAACGGCGGCTGGGACCCCAACAGCAACAACTTCCAGCTCTACACGATCGTCATCGGCTCGCAGACGCTGCACGCGACCGGCTACGCGATGGGCGTGGCCAAGGACGGCGCCGACAGCGCGGTCATCGCCTACTTCGGCGACGGCGCCAGCAGCCAGGGCGACGTGGCCGAGTCCTTCACCTTCTCCGCGGTCTACAACGCCCCGGTGGTCTTCTTCTGCCAGAACAACCAGTGGGCGATCTCCGAGCCGACCGAGAAGCAGACCCGCGTGCCTCTCTACCAGCGCGCACAGGGCTACGGCTTCCCGGGCGTCCGCGTCGACGGCAACGACGTACTGGCGTGTCTGGCCGTGACGAAGTGGGCGCTGGAGCGGGCCCGCAGCGGTGAGGGCCCGACGCTCATCGAGGCGTACACGTACCGCATGGGCGCGCACACCACCTCCGACGACCCGACCCGCTACCGGGGCGACGACGAGCGGCTGTCCTGGGAGGCGAAGGACCCGATCGCCCGCCTCCGCGCCTATCTCGAGGCCTCAAACCACGCGGACGAGGGATTCTTCGCGGAACTTGAAGCGGAGAGCGAAGCGTTGGGCAGGCGAGTGCGTGAGGCGGTCCGTGCCATGCCGGACCCGGACCACTTCGCCATCTTCGAGAACGTGTACGCGGACGGGCATGCGCTCGTCGACGAGGAGCGAGCCCAGTTCGCCGCCTACCAGGCGTCGTTCACGGACGGAGAGGGGGCCTGA
- a CDS encoding phosphotransferase has translation MPHAPPLGALLSQYAAGSAVACEPVDEGLLNRGYRLRTTRGRYFLKRHFDPETADPTAIERRHRATQRLADLGVPVAPPVAARDGRTVAVVGGHAYALHPWVEGRHRHGGQLSAEQCGRLGALLGVVHAGLERVMPVRRRGRTEPPRSADPIDTFALIDDLLACVRRHRPADSFDELARHRLRERRVLLERHADRRPPRGGCVGWVHGDFHPFNLLYQEDAPAAIVDWDRLGVQPRAEEAVRAAAIFFVRPVGTLDLPKVRAYARAYRRTAGATPSQLAAAVHRVWWERLNDFWMLRWHYERGDTRADPQFPAASALAVWWTREYDAVCEAFSG, from the coding sequence GTGCCCCACGCGCCCCCGCTGGGCGCCCTGCTTAGCCAGTACGCCGCCGGTTCCGCCGTCGCCTGCGAACCCGTCGACGAAGGGCTCCTCAACCGCGGCTACCGGCTGCGCACGACCCGCGGCCGCTACTTCCTCAAGCGCCACTTCGACCCCGAGACCGCCGACCCGACGGCGATCGAACGCCGGCACCGCGCCACCCAGCGCCTCGCCGACCTCGGCGTCCCGGTGGCACCCCCCGTGGCCGCGCGCGACGGGCGCACGGTGGCGGTGGTCGGCGGCCACGCCTACGCCCTGCACCCGTGGGTCGAGGGCCGGCACCGGCACGGCGGCCAGCTCAGCGCGGAGCAGTGCGGACGGCTGGGGGCGCTGTTAGGGGTGGTGCATGCCGGCTTGGAGCGTGTGATGCCGGTGCGGAGGCGGGGACGTACGGAGCCTCCCCGCAGCGCCGACCCCATCGACACCTTCGCCCTCATCGACGACCTGCTCGCCTGCGTACGCCGCCACCGCCCCGCCGACTCCTTCGACGAACTGGCCCGGCACCGGCTGCGGGAGCGGCGCGTGCTCCTGGAGCGGCACGCGGACCGGCGCCCGCCGCGCGGAGGCTGTGTCGGCTGGGTGCACGGCGACTTCCACCCGTTCAACCTGCTCTACCAGGAGGACGCGCCCGCCGCGATCGTCGACTGGGACCGGCTCGGCGTACAGCCCCGCGCGGAGGAGGCCGTACGAGCCGCCGCGATCTTCTTCGTCCGTCCCGTCGGCACCCTCGACCTGCCCAAGGTGCGGGCGTACGCGCGCGCGTACCGGCGCACCGCCGGCGCCACGCCCTCCCAGCTCGCGGCGGCCGTGCACCGCGTGTGGTGGGAGCGTCTCAACGACTTCTGGATGCTGCGCTGGCACTACGAGCGGGGCGACACGCGCGCGGATCCCCAGTTCCCGGCCGCCTCGGCCCTCGCCGTGTGGTGGACACGGGAGTACGACGCGGTGTGCGAGGCGTTCAGCGGCTGA
- a CDS encoding protein kinase domain-containing protein: protein MAQQQRAQGPSDPEATGGGMSDAPELWGNGGLVGDGRYRLTHRLGRGGMAEVFAAEDVRLGRTVAVKLLRSDLAEDPVSKARFTREAQSVAGLNHHAIVAVYDSGEDFVGGQSVPYIVMEIVEGRTIRDLLINAEAPGPEQALIIVSGVLEALAYSHQHGIVHRDIKPANVIITHNGAVKVMDFGIARALHGASTTMTQTGMVMGTPQYLSPEQALGKAVDHRSDLYAVGCLLYELLALRPPFTGETPLSVVYQHVQDIPTPPSEASDACPPELDGLVMRSLAKEPDDRFQTAEEMRGLVQYGLQMLYDQGGHTGTWNTGPVTAHDGRQTPAGGFAGTTVMQHHSDGSSTSQIPQQILPSGYGGGDDGGFEGNGNRGSGRGKLWILAVLAVIAIAAGVALALNSGDGSGGGGGTKQSPTTSQTTEDQKTSESPSDEASNEPTDTETDSDSDTSGGSNYTPSYEPSYTPSQTASSEPSYTPSDEPTASGEPTPSFTPSEEPTPSSEPTGTDGGDTTGAEG from the coding sequence ATGGCACAGCAGCAGCGCGCTCAGGGCCCGTCCGACCCCGAGGCGACTGGCGGCGGTATGTCAGATGCGCCGGAGCTGTGGGGTAATGGCGGGCTGGTCGGCGATGGCCGGTATCGGCTCACCCACAGACTCGGCCGGGGCGGTATGGCCGAGGTGTTCGCGGCCGAGGACGTGCGCCTGGGCCGCACGGTGGCGGTGAAGCTGCTGCGCTCCGATCTCGCCGAGGACCCGGTCTCCAAGGCCCGCTTCACACGCGAGGCCCAGTCGGTGGCCGGGCTCAACCACCACGCGATCGTCGCCGTGTACGACTCCGGCGAGGACTTCGTGGGCGGCCAGTCGGTGCCGTACATCGTGATGGAGATCGTCGAGGGCCGCACCATCCGCGACCTCCTCATCAACGCCGAGGCGCCCGGGCCCGAGCAGGCCCTGATCATCGTCTCCGGCGTCCTGGAGGCGCTCGCCTACTCGCACCAGCACGGCATCGTCCACCGCGACATCAAGCCCGCGAACGTCATCATCACGCACAACGGCGCCGTGAAGGTGATGGACTTCGGCATCGCCCGCGCGCTGCACGGCGCGTCCACGACGATGACGCAGACCGGCATGGTCATGGGCACGCCGCAGTACCTCTCCCCTGAGCAGGCGCTCGGCAAGGCCGTCGACCACCGCTCCGATCTGTACGCGGTGGGCTGCCTGCTGTACGAACTCCTCGCGCTGCGGCCCCCGTTCACCGGCGAGACACCGCTGTCGGTGGTCTACCAGCACGTCCAGGACATCCCGACGCCGCCGTCCGAGGCCTCCGACGCCTGTCCGCCGGAGCTCGACGGCCTTGTCATGCGCTCGCTGGCCAAGGAGCCGGACGACCGGTTCCAGACGGCTGAGGAAATGCGCGGGCTCGTCCAGTACGGCCTGCAGATGCTGTACGACCAGGGCGGCCACACCGGCACCTGGAACACCGGCCCGGTCACGGCCCACGACGGCCGGCAGACCCCGGCCGGCGGCTTCGCGGGCACCACCGTGATGCAGCACCACAGTGACGGCTCCAGCACTTCGCAGATCCCGCAGCAGATCCTGCCGTCCGGATACGGCGGCGGGGACGACGGCGGCTTCGAGGGGAACGGCAACAGGGGCAGCGGCCGCGGCAAGCTGTGGATCCTCGCCGTCCTCGCGGTGATCGCCATCGCCGCGGGCGTCGCGCTGGCGCTCAACAGCGGTGACGGGAGTGGCGGCGGCGGTGGCACCAAGCAGTCGCCGACCACCTCGCAGACCACCGAGGACCAGAAGACCAGCGAGTCGCCGAGCGACGAGGCGAGCAACGAGCCGACCGACACGGAGACGGACAGCGACTCGGACACGAGCGGCGGTTCGAACTACACGCCGTCGTACGAGCCCTCCTACACGCCGTCCCAGACGGCGTCTTCGGAGCCGTCCTACACGCCGTCCGACGAGCCGACCGCGTCCGGGGAGCCGACGCCGTCCTTCACGCCGTCCGAGGAGCCGACCCCGTCGTCGGAGCCGACGGGCACCGACGGTGGTGACACCACGGGCGCCGAGGGCTGA